The following are from one region of the Leptospira terpstrae serovar Hualin str. LT 11-33 = ATCC 700639 genome:
- a CDS encoding DUF962 domain-containing protein yields MEKKYKTLKDFFPFYLEEHSHPFNRALHFIGSSLALGCILGFISTGKFYILAFALVSGYFFAWIGHFFVERNRPATFTYPIYSFVSDWIMYFKMLTGRIDVEFAKIKSNKG; encoded by the coding sequence ATGGAAAAGAAATACAAAACACTAAAAGATTTTTTCCCTTTTTATTTAGAGGAACATAGCCATCCCTTCAATCGTGCTCTTCACTTTATTGGATCGAGTCTAGCATTAGGATGTATCCTTGGATTTATATCCACAGGTAAATTTTATATCTTAGCATTCGCACTTGTTAGTGGGTATTTCTTTGCATGGATTGGACATTTTTTCGTGGAAAGAAACCGACCAGCAACCTTCACCTATCCCATTTATTCCTTTGTATCAGATTGGATCATGTATTTCAAAATGTTAACCGGTCGCATTGATGTAGAATTTGCCAAAATTAAGTCAAATAAAGGCTAA
- a CDS encoding DUF1289 domain-containing protein, with amino-acid sequence MSLKSPCTKVCMMDPDSGLCAGCFRTLEEIGSWSVMTEEEREKVWGELPQRKAGGSLK; translated from the coding sequence ATGTCACTAAAATCGCCTTGTACCAAAGTCTGTATGATGGATCCGGATTCAGGGCTCTGCGCCGGCTGTTTTCGTACTTTAGAAGAGATTGGAAGTTGGTCTGTGATGACCGAAGAAGAGAGAGAAAAAGTTTGGGGTGAGCTCCCGCAAAGAAAGGCGGGAGGCTCTCTCAAGTAA
- the argJ gene encoding bifunctional glutamate N-acetyltransferase/amino-acid acetyltransferase ArgJ, with product MKFPLGFYSFGKNIGIKDSSLDFAVIYSENRCKAAAVFTRNNFPGAPIYVGRDHIKDGFLQAIVINSKNSNVATGEQGIQNSYQICTELGKSLGISARDILPSSTGVIGVPLPIEKILNACSTAKTDLKPGNLEEVAEAIMTTDTRKKISYRTITTQTSEGVMFGIAKGAGMIEPNMATMLSYILCDFLPESGDLPGILKRVVDLTYNCITIDSDTSTSDTVVLMCSGVLGTIPDEVFESHLKEIATDLSKMIARDGEGASKLIELTVSKGRDDVQVTKIGKSILNSPLVKTAIYGGDPNWGRFVMAIGKVFDEPIPYDTLEIQLGGISVKGADNDTKTKLAEYLKSNEEIKILVNLNTGSFQKTFWSCDFTEGYIQENAYYTT from the coding sequence ATGAAGTTTCCATTGGGATTTTATTCCTTCGGCAAAAACATAGGAATCAAAGACTCCAGTTTAGATTTTGCAGTCATTTATTCGGAAAATCGATGTAAGGCGGCAGCTGTATTCACTCGAAATAATTTTCCTGGTGCACCCATTTACGTGGGCCGGGACCATATCAAAGACGGATTCCTCCAAGCAATTGTTATCAATTCTAAAAACTCAAACGTGGCCACAGGAGAACAAGGAATCCAAAATTCTTATCAGATCTGCACGGAACTTGGAAAGTCTCTAGGCATCTCTGCCAGAGACATCCTTCCATCTTCTACAGGTGTGATTGGAGTTCCCCTTCCCATAGAAAAAATACTTAATGCCTGTTCTACGGCAAAAACAGATTTAAAACCTGGAAATTTAGAAGAAGTTGCCGAAGCCATTATGACTACCGACACTCGCAAAAAAATTTCTTATCGTACCATTACAACACAAACCAGCGAAGGTGTTATGTTCGGAATTGCGAAAGGTGCGGGGATGATTGAACCAAACATGGCCACTATGTTGTCTTACATTCTTTGCGATTTTCTTCCCGAATCAGGTGACCTACCAGGAATTTTAAAACGAGTTGTGGATCTCACTTATAATTGTATTACCATCGATTCCGATACATCTACAAGTGATACAGTGGTTCTTATGTGTTCTGGCGTTCTTGGAACCATCCCCGATGAAGTTTTTGAATCGCACTTAAAAGAAATTGCCACCGATCTTTCCAAAATGATCGCTCGCGATGGAGAAGGAGCTTCCAAACTTATCGAACTGACTGTATCCAAAGGAAGAGATGATGTCCAAGTGACTAAAATTGGAAAGTCCATCCTTAATTCTCCACTGGTAAAAACTGCCATTTATGGTGGGGATCCAAACTGGGGAAGGTTTGTCATGGCAATTGGAAAAGTTTTTGATGAACCCATTCCTTACGATACACTCGAAATCCAACTGGGTGGAATTTCTGTCAAAGGAGCTGACAATGACACCAAAACAAAGTTAGCTGAATACCTTAAATCAAATGAAGAAATAAAAATTTTAGTTAATTTAAATACAGGTTCCTTTCAAAAAACTTTCTGGAGTTGTGATTTCACCGAAGGATACATTCAAGAAAATGCATACTATACAACATGA
- a CDS encoding response regulator encodes MKILIVDDEEDIAGLIQFHLEEEGFQTEVCHNGMEVLPRLEKHLPDGIILDLMLPGIGGMDLCRRIKEKYPHIPILMVTAKTGETDVVLGLELGADDYIRKPFNIRELVARVRTVTRRSTDPTQEVQGTISTGKIQINPTAHKVFVEGTEIDLTLIEFKLLQLFAGNPGVAFSRDKLLDRIWGKDVFVTDRTVDVNIKRLRDKLLSEKERLETIRGVGYRFRDA; translated from the coding sequence ATGAAAATACTAATTGTAGATGACGAAGAAGACATTGCAGGCCTCATCCAATTCCATTTAGAGGAAGAAGGGTTTCAGACCGAAGTATGTCACAATGGGATGGAAGTTCTCCCCCGTTTAGAAAAACACCTCCCGGACGGAATCATTTTAGATTTAATGTTACCGGGTATAGGTGGGATGGATCTTTGCAGACGGATTAAAGAAAAATACCCTCATATTCCTATTTTAATGGTAACTGCAAAAACTGGGGAAACCGATGTAGTACTTGGTCTTGAGTTAGGTGCTGACGATTACATTCGCAAACCTTTTAACATTCGGGAACTTGTGGCTCGTGTAAGAACTGTTACGCGACGCTCTACAGATCCAACACAAGAAGTCCAAGGGACCATTTCCACAGGAAAAATCCAAATCAATCCAACAGCACATAAAGTTTTTGTTGAGGGAACTGAAATAGATCTGACTCTGATCGAGTTCAAACTTTTACAACTGTTTGCTGGTAATCCTGGCGTTGCGTTTTCTAGAGACAAATTACTCGATCGAATTTGGGGCAAAGATGTATTTGTTACTGACCGAACAGTCGATGTAAACATCAAACGCCTACGTGATAAGTTACTTTCTGAAAAAGAAAGACTAGAAACCATACGCGGGGTCGGTTACCGATTCCGAGATGCGTAG
- the flgK gene encoding flagellar hook-associated protein FlgK, whose translation MGSTFQGIEIGKRGLSVHQQAIQTTGHNISNADNKHYARQRVVMNSMDPIYDPAFNRAEVPGQIGQGVKISEIERVRDSFIDDRIIDSSSLKEYWGKKNDYLYQVETVFNEPTGTTLRSMMDQFWSSWEDLSNYPEETAHRAVVQEKAEALGSRMEDVYRKLSLLRDQSNREIESKVNHLNTVAENIKSLNEKITKSQALGDNPNDLLDRRDELLQELAGMADITIGRSDEDELMVFIGQQILVQGQKVHKIDLVGNANNDGLLDLKWSETGDTVLLRQGSIQALFEIRDRILVEKINAVDALAINAMDVINEIHKDGFGLNGKTNLNFFESRALATNTFGEIDSDGDGLNDKTAVFRVTGRTSLDADRPIGISGTMRFLKASPGGETEVLVPYSKDDTLNAVIKRINRSETGVVAYMSHDNQLALKSTTNPLDKKENFMIRHLEDSGELLVGLTGILTATGVAGSFDYRKVGEINKFQANAQDITLTPMYHPSSFFKMSEDVRNNPANIAAARGKDVNGSGDYNSPNGQKDGSNALLIAAALREKPVMFDYSKTTDDFYNSLISRLGTEAREAKQEYTTQNELMVELENMRQSVMGVNLDEEMANMVQFQQSYNASARMISTLNEMLDTIINRLGV comes from the coding sequence ATGGGATCAACATTCCAGGGAATTGAAATAGGGAAACGAGGACTTTCGGTCCACCAACAAGCGATCCAAACTACAGGTCATAACATATCCAATGCGGATAACAAACATTATGCTCGCCAACGAGTGGTAATGAACAGTATGGATCCCATTTATGATCCAGCGTTCAATCGGGCAGAAGTTCCCGGTCAAATTGGACAAGGGGTGAAAATTTCCGAAATTGAAAGAGTTCGGGATAGTTTCATTGATGATCGTATCATTGATTCTTCTTCTCTCAAAGAGTATTGGGGTAAAAAAAACGACTACCTTTACCAAGTAGAAACTGTATTTAACGAACCAACGGGAACAACCCTTCGTTCCATGATGGATCAGTTTTGGTCTTCCTGGGAAGATCTTTCTAATTATCCAGAAGAAACCGCACATAGGGCCGTGGTACAAGAGAAAGCAGAAGCACTTGGTTCCCGCATGGAAGATGTGTATCGTAAACTTTCTCTTCTTCGTGACCAGTCCAATCGTGAAATTGAATCCAAAGTGAACCATTTAAATACGGTTGCTGAAAATATCAAATCGCTAAATGAAAAAATCACAAAATCGCAAGCGTTAGGTGACAATCCAAATGACCTTCTTGACAGAAGGGACGAACTTTTACAAGAACTTGCGGGAATGGCGGACATAACCATTGGTCGCAGTGATGAAGATGAACTGATGGTTTTTATTGGCCAACAGATCCTTGTCCAAGGTCAAAAAGTCCATAAAATCGATCTCGTCGGAAATGCAAATAACGATGGGCTTTTAGATCTTAAGTGGTCAGAAACTGGAGATACAGTTTTACTCCGCCAAGGAAGTATCCAAGCCCTCTTTGAAATTCGAGATCGGATTTTAGTAGAAAAAATCAATGCAGTCGATGCCCTTGCGATCAATGCCATGGATGTCATCAATGAAATCCACAAAGATGGATTTGGACTCAATGGAAAAACCAATTTAAACTTTTTTGAAAGTCGAGCCCTTGCGACAAACACTTTTGGGGAAATAGATTCCGATGGCGACGGCCTCAACGACAAAACGGCTGTGTTTCGGGTAACTGGTCGTACTTCTCTTGATGCAGATCGTCCGATTGGAATTTCAGGAACCATGCGTTTTTTGAAAGCAAGTCCTGGTGGCGAAACAGAGGTTCTTGTTCCTTATTCCAAAGACGATACTTTGAATGCAGTCATCAAACGTATCAATCGTTCGGAAACCGGTGTCGTAGCCTACATGTCGCATGACAACCAGTTGGCGCTAAAATCTACAACAAACCCATTGGATAAAAAAGAAAACTTTATGATCCGCCACTTAGAAGACTCAGGCGAACTTCTTGTTGGTCTGACAGGAATTCTAACAGCAACGGGAGTGGCTGGATCTTTTGATTATCGAAAAGTTGGAGAAATCAATAAGTTCCAAGCCAATGCTCAGGACATCACTCTCACTCCGATGTATCATCCCTCTTCGTTTTTTAAAATGTCAGAAGATGTAAGAAACAATCCGGCAAACATTGCCGCAGCTCGCGGTAAGGATGTGAATGGGTCTGGTGATTACAATTCACCTAACGGACAAAAAGACGGATCTAATGCCCTCCTCATTGCTGCAGCCCTCCGAGAAAAACCGGTGATGTTTGATTATTCCAAAACAACGGATGATTTTTACAACTCACTCATCTCTAGATTGGGAACAGAAGCTAGGGAAGCAAAACAAGAGTATACAACGCAAAATGAACTGATGGTAGAACTTGAGAATATGCGTCAGTCTGTGATGGGTGTGAATTTGGATGAAGAAATGGCCAATATGGTTCAGTTCCAGCAGTCCTATAACGCATCGGCACGAATGATCTCAACACTCAATGAGATGTTAGATACCATCATCAATAGGTTAGGTGTATAA
- a CDS encoding HAMP domain-containing sensor histidine kinase: MRSFFSTLLLLNWGLLLVLLTLALGVFFIYDLVVPAVRPLILFGFVLIAIFGTFYTSTNIAMRITDPLATVEKKTKEINAGDFGVELSSPDIRELATLALSINEMAKRLKVQFLDLTVEKEKFNYLLQNLKEGVFAIDRNEKFLFLNRNISDTLIEKNSQYKDYIPSIKNKELLGFIKDKIHHGVEGKTEFQDGIHFYTARIYPIKSDSMIQLYIGVLSDITEDRQNQLIREQFFQNASHELKTPITSIKGYAETLEYKLKLPQDSNERKFLDAILRNTDRLIRIVEDMLTVSRLENHKTVLNLTDVSVLDLVKNVSESLGVIYSQKKQNLILDIPSDFRVKADRLLLEDLLVNLISNASAYSPEGSSVIVRTSSTEDKNQIHVVDHGIGISAEDAERIFERFFRVDTNRSRKEGGTGLGLSIVKHIARLHSGEVSVSPNPKGGSIFTFEFPKK; the protein is encoded by the coding sequence ATGCGTAGTTTTTTTTCCACATTACTTTTACTCAACTGGGGTCTTTTACTTGTTTTACTGACCCTTGCCTTGGGTGTATTTTTTATTTATGATCTAGTTGTACCCGCAGTACGTCCTCTGATTCTTTTCGGATTTGTTTTAATTGCTATCTTTGGTACTTTTTATACTTCCACAAATATTGCGATGCGAATCACAGATCCGCTTGCTACAGTTGAGAAAAAAACAAAAGAAATTAATGCTGGTGACTTCGGTGTAGAATTATCTTCACCTGACATTCGTGAGCTTGCAACGCTGGCCTTGTCCATCAATGAAATGGCTAAACGACTCAAAGTGCAATTTTTGGACCTTACTGTCGAAAAAGAAAAGTTTAACTACTTACTGCAAAACCTAAAAGAAGGTGTCTTTGCTATTGATCGGAATGAAAAATTTCTTTTTTTAAACCGTAATATTTCAGATACCTTAATCGAAAAAAATTCTCAATACAAAGATTATATCCCTTCCATCAAAAACAAAGAACTCCTTGGTTTCATTAAGGATAAAATCCACCATGGAGTGGAAGGAAAAACAGAGTTTCAGGACGGAATTCATTTTTATACAGCCCGCATTTATCCAATTAAATCCGATTCCATGATCCAGTTATATATTGGAGTTTTGTCAGACATCACGGAAGATAGACAAAACCAACTCATCCGAGAACAGTTTTTTCAAAATGCCTCTCATGAATTAAAAACTCCCATAACATCGATTAAAGGGTATGCCGAAACTTTAGAATATAAACTGAAACTTCCACAAGATTCGAATGAACGAAAATTTTTGGACGCTATTCTCCGAAATACAGATCGTTTGATTCGTATTGTTGAAGATATGTTAACAGTATCAAGATTAGAAAATCATAAAACTGTATTGAACCTTACTGATGTTTCGGTTTTGGATCTTGTGAAAAATGTGTCCGAATCTTTGGGGGTTATCTATTCCCAAAAAAAACAAAATTTGATTTTGGACATCCCATCCGATTTCCGAGTGAAAGCTGACCGTTTGTTACTTGAAGATTTATTGGTGAATCTAATTTCCAATGCTTCCGCTTATAGTCCTGAAGGTTCCAGCGTGATTGTAAGAACTTCCTCTACAGAAGACAAAAACCAAATCCACGTGGTAGACCATGGAATAGGAATATCTGCAGAGGACGCGGAAAGAATCTTCGAACGTTTTTTCCGTGTGGATACCAACCGTTCCCGAAAAGAAGGTGGGACAGGGCTTGGACTTTCCATCGTAAAACACATTGCAAGGCTACATTCTGGCGAAGTTTCCGTCTCCCCAAACCCCAAAGGTGGGTCCATTTTTACCTTTGAATTCCCTAAAAAATAG
- the aat gene encoding leucyl/phenylalanyl-tRNA--protein transferase: protein MTQRSLDQFFKNPRTWKEDLVAVGGDFSVERLLYAYKRGIFPWSEDPIRWYCLDPRAIFDLQRVHFSKTVLRKVRQGKFRVTFNEAFPIVMQGCSYREKDNTWITPGFIEGYLELHRLGWAHSVEVWNTENILVGGVYGVAIGKFFAGESMFSFESDAGKIGLYHLFESLRKSGFQLFDTQQLNHVTWQLGAYEIPKHSYLDRLERALGDENPWIILPSHD from the coding sequence TTGACGCAAAGAAGTTTAGATCAGTTCTTTAAAAACCCAAGAACATGGAAGGAAGATCTTGTTGCAGTGGGTGGGGATTTTTCCGTAGAGCGTTTGTTATATGCTTACAAACGAGGAATTTTCCCTTGGTCTGAAGATCCCATTCGTTGGTATTGTTTAGATCCCCGCGCTATCTTTGATTTACAAAGGGTTCATTTTTCCAAAACTGTTCTTCGTAAAGTGAGGCAAGGTAAGTTTCGCGTCACTTTCAATGAAGCCTTTCCGATCGTGATGCAAGGATGTTCTTATAGAGAAAAAGATAATACTTGGATCACTCCAGGATTTATCGAAGGGTATTTAGAATTACATCGATTGGGATGGGCTCATTCTGTAGAAGTATGGAATACGGAAAATATTTTGGTGGGTGGGGTGTATGGGGTGGCAATCGGTAAGTTTTTTGCCGGAGAAAGTATGTTTTCTTTTGAATCAGATGCAGGTAAGATTGGGTTATACCATTTGTTTGAATCCTTAAGAAAGTCAGGTTTTCAACTTTTTGACACCCAACAACTCAATCATGTGACTTGGCAATTGGGTGCCTACGAAATTCCCAAACATTCTTACTTGGACCGCTTAGAACGTGCCTTAGGTGATGAAAATCCTTGGATCATTCTACCTTCACACGACTGA
- a CDS encoding PP2C family protein-serine/threonine phosphatase, which yields MRELAITILSSLLFFLILLFAFIGFQNNTKRLPFYHYPSGLIVNIGDGNKAHWGNSVVREDLEKFDSIIDFSNIETFRLHIKDTEGNIYEEDFKLTTIRKTDVLGVFFSDLFLAFFSLAIAVYFYYSTRDGLIFGFFFNFGLVILSNVFVLTFNNSIFLFVLTLYLGSFLQYHLIYRLRGKEINSKWLLPQVLISFIMAMIASQEKYDMVLIERVVLVAHAITVLFGSINIIANVYEIIRSKPQEEALIKRIVLVFSIILYVALPTSILFFDGYPWFFVHRSLFIFTYLLFILSFFYGTYRYTFVPSLVIFTPSIVTLILVSIILGTYIGSIFILDFILPIRYLKDRWVFNLIYLFLVTAYLIPLKLRVKELFDYWFFEQNPKLSEGINKITALLSSPLSMRKTILTINRTVKETVNVSNIIILIPGDQFASTDLRNINFVRISPQSEIWNYFTSTDRVTVTSHLEYGIGLRETLYNFLKGLHVQLAFPAYDSSSNKKNIQAMILIGEKLDKKYFSIGELKFINEVVKISGMLLENYSLLEDEIQKRKIVRDIQTASIVDNTLRLILPSEVKGIDYGYISKPAVGISGDYLDIIPVSQTKMIVLLGDVAGHGLGTGFLVSAIKGIVREQLRNGTSLEGLFREINSFFRARYKGNEFMTLLGGIFDSNENIFKYVNAGHLSLIEMRADGQIKLHSKTQRVLGILETDYHAQELKLLPGTKLFLYSDGITEAFSERDEIFGEETLIEFLHFNAEKTVKEIPPLLDAKMTNFRGNREQSDDITFIGLSFTPN from the coding sequence ATGAGAGAGCTTGCGATTACAATTTTATCCTCTCTTTTGTTTTTTTTGATTCTTCTCTTTGCGTTTATTGGATTTCAAAACAACACAAAAAGACTCCCCTTTTACCATTACCCTTCCGGGCTTATTGTCAATATTGGAGATGGAAACAAAGCACACTGGGGAAACTCGGTGGTTCGGGAAGATTTAGAAAAGTTTGATTCCATAATAGATTTTTCTAATATAGAAACCTTTCGATTACACATTAAAGATACCGAAGGAAATATTTATGAGGAAGATTTTAAGTTAACCACTATACGTAAAACTGATGTACTTGGTGTATTTTTTTCTGATTTATTTTTAGCGTTTTTTAGTTTAGCCATTGCTGTTTACTTTTACTATTCCACAAGGGATGGTTTAATTTTTGGTTTTTTCTTTAATTTTGGACTAGTTATATTATCTAATGTTTTTGTATTAACTTTTAATAATTCGATTTTTCTTTTTGTTCTAACATTATATTTAGGAAGTTTTCTCCAATACCATCTAATCTATCGACTTCGAGGAAAAGAAATCAACTCCAAGTGGCTATTACCTCAAGTATTAATTTCCTTTATCATGGCGATGATCGCATCACAAGAAAAATACGACATGGTCCTAATCGAAAGAGTTGTGTTAGTTGCTCATGCTATCACGGTTTTGTTTGGTTCCATCAATATCATTGCTAACGTCTATGAAATTATTCGATCAAAACCTCAAGAAGAAGCACTCATCAAAAGAATCGTTTTAGTTTTTTCAATAATCCTTTATGTAGCCCTTCCAACCAGTATCCTATTTTTTGATGGATATCCTTGGTTTTTTGTTCATAGATCTCTTTTTATTTTCACCTATCTTTTGTTTATCCTCTCTTTCTTTTATGGGACATACCGATATACTTTTGTCCCGTCATTAGTCATTTTTACTCCAAGTATTGTGACTTTAATTTTAGTTTCCATAATTTTGGGTACATATATTGGTTCTATTTTTATATTAGATTTTATTCTTCCGATTCGTTATCTAAAAGACCGTTGGGTTTTTAATCTTATTTATCTTTTTTTAGTTACTGCTTATCTAATTCCGCTCAAACTTCGGGTGAAGGAATTATTTGATTACTGGTTTTTTGAACAAAATCCCAAACTTAGTGAAGGGATTAACAAAATTACTGCATTATTATCTTCTCCTCTTTCCATGCGAAAAACAATTCTCACTATCAATCGCACTGTAAAAGAAACAGTTAATGTTTCAAATATCATTATCTTAATTCCGGGGGATCAATTTGCGAGTACCGATTTAAGAAATATTAATTTTGTTCGTATTTCTCCCCAATCAGAAATATGGAATTATTTTACAAGTACAGACAGAGTAACAGTCACTTCTCACTTAGAGTATGGAATTGGTCTTCGAGAAACTCTTTATAATTTTTTGAAAGGTTTACATGTACAGTTAGCATTTCCAGCTTACGATTCATCTTCGAATAAAAAAAACATTCAGGCTATGATTCTTATTGGGGAAAAGTTAGATAAAAAATATTTTTCCATCGGAGAATTGAAATTTATAAACGAAGTTGTGAAAATTTCGGGAATGTTACTTGAGAACTACAGTTTGCTTGAAGATGAAATTCAAAAACGTAAAATTGTAAGAGATATCCAAACCGCATCTATTGTTGACAATACGCTACGTTTAATTTTACCAAGCGAAGTGAAAGGAATTGACTATGGTTATATTTCTAAACCTGCTGTGGGAATCTCTGGAGATTACTTAGATATCATTCCAGTTTCTCAAACAAAAATGATAGTTCTGTTAGGTGACGTTGCGGGACATGGATTAGGAACTGGATTTTTAGTCAGTGCGATTAAAGGAATTGTGAGAGAACAACTTAGAAATGGAACTTCCCTTGAAGGACTATTTCGTGAAATCAATTCATTTTTCCGAGCGCGTTATAAAGGGAATGAATTTATGACACTTCTTGGTGGAATTTTTGATTCCAATGAAAATATCTTTAAGTATGTCAATGCAGGCCATCTTTCCTTGATTGAAATGCGCGCTGATGGACAAATCAAATTACATTCCAAAACACAAAGAGTTCTAGGAATTTTAGAAACCGATTACCATGCCCAAGAATTAAAATTATTACCAGGAACCAAACTCTTCCTATACTCCGATGGAATCACGGAAGCCTTCAGCGAAAGGGATGAAATTTTTGGAGAAGAGACATTAATTGAGTTTTTACATTTTAATGCCGAAAAAACGGTAAAAGAAATTCCTCCACTTCTAGATGCTAAGATGACAAATTTTCGTGGGAACCGAGAACAATCGGATGATATTACATTTATTGGTCTTTCTTTTACACCCAACTAG
- the flgN gene encoding flagellar export chaperone FlgN: MLDWVESLRSLFTNEIDCYKRLLELEGKKRAAIHSADGKSLESFVKDSYHIMVEASELERIRMKAIEDVYDKEKFKKDESSITLTNFLNQLDRESNFKLKTFALELKKVVADLKDAIITNDKLLKTRKEFLQTTVDSLQELSREKVYTSHKQPTRRGQGQKGAIILNATA, translated from the coding sequence ATGTTGGATTGGGTAGAATCACTTAGAAGTTTATTTACTAATGAAATAGACTGTTACAAGCGCCTTTTAGAATTGGAAGGCAAAAAAAGAGCTGCGATCCATTCTGCGGACGGAAAATCCCTAGAGTCTTTCGTGAAAGACAGTTATCACATTATGGTAGAAGCCTCTGAATTGGAACGAATTCGAATGAAGGCCATCGAAGATGTCTATGATAAAGAAAAATTCAAAAAAGACGAATCTTCCATCACACTTACTAATTTTTTAAACCAACTGGATCGTGAGTCCAATTTTAAATTAAAAACATTTGCTTTAGAATTAAAGAAGGTAGTGGCCGATTTGAAGGACGCTATCATTACCAATGACAAACTCTTAAAAACAAGAAAAGAGTTTTTGCAAACAACTGTTGACTCTTTGCAAGAGTTATCTAGAGAAAAAGTTTATACCTCACACAAACAACCGACAAGGCGTGGGCAGGGCCAAAAAGGCGCGATCATTTTGAACGCGACTGCCTAG
- a CDS encoding RNA polymerase sigma factor, producing MKRYQGMVFSQAKKAFLTDEEAEDFTQEVFIQTYESLSKFRGESQFSTWLFQIARFRLTKVFKKKKLPIVDWQEDISFVADKTGSTVVEILDKEETSHNLRSLISKLPKSYQMPILLHYFENKPLKEIALDLNIKLNTIKSHISRGKDLLRKWWSHEIEG from the coding sequence ATGAAACGATACCAAGGAATGGTATTTTCCCAAGCCAAAAAGGCCTTTCTAACAGATGAAGAAGCAGAAGATTTCACTCAAGAAGTTTTCATTCAAACTTATGAATCACTCAGTAAGTTCCGTGGAGAATCACAATTTTCCACCTGGTTATTCCAAATTGCAAGATTTCGCCTAACAAAAGTTTTCAAAAAGAAAAAACTTCCCATTGTCGATTGGCAAGAAGACATTTCATTTGTAGCAGATAAAACAGGTTCTACCGTTGTTGAAATTTTGGACAAAGAAGAAACTAGTCACAACCTAAGATCCCTTATTTCTAAATTGCCGAAATCATACCAAATGCCTATTCTATTGCATTACTTTGAAAACAAACCTCTCAAAGAAATTGCATTGGATCTAAATATAAAACTAAACACAATCAAAAGTCATATTTCCAGAGGAAAGGATCTACTAAGGAAATGGTGGTCACATGAAATCGAAGGCTGA
- a CDS encoding LIC10235 family protein: MKPKSIKPDELSKIFSELKKGEESAIGSYLVKGVRLQISKYNLSGAERVQLLYKRRRAQGMCIVCGKKVTKKNPSTDQLYRLCEEHRNKIDKGSK; this comes from the coding sequence ATGAAACCTAAATCGATTAAACCGGATGAGCTGAGTAAGATTTTTTCCGAACTAAAAAAAGGGGAAGAGTCTGCAATAGGTAGCTATTTGGTAAAAGGGGTTCGCCTTCAAATCAGTAAATACAATCTATCTGGAGCGGAAAGAGTTCAGTTGTTGTACAAACGAAGAAGAGCTCAAGGGATGTGTATCGTATGCGGAAAAAAAGTCACAAAGAAAAATCCATCTACAGACCAACTCTATAGATTGTGCGAAGAACACCGCAATAAGATTGATAAAGGTTCTAAATAA